From the genome of Brassica oleracea var. oleracea cultivar TO1000 chromosome C4, BOL, whole genome shotgun sequence:
CTTAATCTTTGTGCACTAAGGCAAAACATCAAGTATTATGAAACAGATGGAGTATTTTGTAACCACCTTTTTAACAATTTTGACCTACCTAAAAAACCCCAAATACTTTACACGGTTTCCTTTGATTCCTATATTCTAGGATCCACGACTACAACATTTATGAGAGTGTACAAATAAAATTATTGATATATGTCGATTAAAATCTGTAAAATAAACAACAATTTTTTTTTTAAATCATCTAGACATTTTGTTACGGACAATATATGTTATTAATCAACAAATAATACATTACTTATACATTATACATTAGTTAATCCAATGAATTAATATCCACCTTTATTCTTACTATTATGACTACTAATTAAAATCTAATTTTATACTTAATATTCTTTTAATAAAACAGATAATATATTATTATAATATTATTTACCATTGAAAAAGTTAATATAAAAATTATTTTCTATTTGCCAAATACATATAGATTTTTATTTCAGTTTCATGAAATAACAATTACTTGAATAATCTATCTACAAAAAATAAAAAAAAATAATAATAATTATCATGAAATTAAATTTAAATTAAAACAAAATAAAAGATCATTAGATTTATCTAGTTTTTTTTTCGAGTCAAGCATTAAATGTCAATGCCAATTTTATTGGTTTTTAACCGGATTTTATGGAGTTTTTAAATAGAAATTTTATAATTCAATACAAAATCTGAGTTGGATTATATGCAGATCACTAGATTTACCATTTTAACATAGATTCAGATCAAATATGAAAATATCACAAAAGATATTAAAATTATATTATAAATTAAATTTAGCAAAATTTAGATAAATACAATAAATCAATATTTTTGAATATATGTCGAATTTAATCGGATTCGGGACCCATACTTACGGGTAGATTTCATATTGGTTTTTCGAGTACGAATATTTAATTACGTTAATAATTCAAAATTTTAATAAATGCAACAATATCATGATTTTATTGAAACCTTATTACATATTTTATCATCAAAATTATTTGTATTAAAACGTTAAACATATTATAATCTGCACATTTATAACACTTTTTTTATAGCATTTAAATGTAAATAAATAGTCAAAAATATAAATTTATATCAAATAAATTTGATTTGTTTCAGAAATAAATCCGCATTTAAAAAACACGGGTAAAAAATATAACTAATAACTATATACTTTGTTATTTAAAAAATAATAGCTGTTTAAGAATAAAGTACAAAATTAATGTGTGAAATGGCTATAGCACAAGTGTGTATAATTATGAAACATCACAAATTCAATACAATTATCAAAACCTCGTATTAATAATTTTAAAAAAATATTTTGCACAAATATGATTACAAAGAAAAAACACAAAATGATTGCAGAAAAAAACACAAATATAAAATCAAACTTCTTAAAAAATATAAAACAAAAAATATACCCGCCCTTTGGAAGGACGGGTCAGAATCTAGTTCTATTTAAATTTATATATCTCTAACGAGTTTTCTTTAGGCTGAGGGTATCTCCAACCCAACATTATTTTTTTCTACAAAATAAAGTAAAAGTAAGTACGAAGTAAAAAATATTCCGAGTCCCAATATTTTTGGGTAGATCGTGGTTAAGTCTGATTGGAATACTTTTTACTTCATACTTACTTTTTACAGCAGAGTCCGGTTCCTTCGGATAGCTTGTGGATCACGCGAGTCAAGTTTGAAGGAGGCTGTTGACGGTAGTTTGGGTGTTGTAGTAAGCTGGTGCGATCAGCTGCGTGTGTTGTGTCACACAGCTGTAGTCGGGTTTTGGACGCATTGTGGGTGTATAACGAGACATTGGAAGGGATGTATTCTGGAGTACCAAAGCTGAAGTTTCCTTTGGTTTGGGATCAGTTTTTGAATGCTAAGATGATTGTTGAGGAGAGACGAGGTCAAGGAACTGATGAAAAGGTTTATTGATGGAGAGACTGAAGAAGGGAAAGATGTGAGAAGAAGGGGCTTGCGATCTCAGTGAGATCTGTCGTGGAGCTGTTGCAAAAGCCGGTTCTTCAGATGTTAATATCGACGCTTTCATTAAAGATATAACCATATGATCGTGCATGTGAGTTTTATGTTGTATTTTGGTTAAATAAACGAAACAAAAGCACTAAGCGAATAACTAGAGAAACTTAGTGCTGATAAGGTAGCATACGCTTGAGTAGTTAATGCTTAGTGATGAAGGGGTTTGAAAGTAAGTAACCACCAATTAAACTGGTCCATAGGTGCGACTACTAATGGAATTAAGCCCATCCTTCTACAATGAGCGGCCGTTGAACTAATAAAGTAGTGGATTCCAGTTACAGTGAGCTTGACAAGATCGTGGCAGGTGTTGTACACAGCTATTGGAGAAGCAGGGTCGCAGGATTTGAATTCAAGGTTCTTGCTTGGAGGTGGTGGAGGAATCAGACGTTACGGTTCATTCAAAATGATTCTACTATTTTAAAAAAATATTAAGCAAATAAATTAATATATCATCATTTAACAGGAATATACAATTTAATATTCGATTGAAAGGGCAGTTTAAGACAACAAACAAGAGAGAAAAAGGAAAGCAGATATAATACAATTTAATATTTGATTAAAAATATATGAGTATAATTTCAAAGTTTTCAGTCTGTAATTACTAGAGGGAAAAGGTAAGTAAAAACGAGAAATTGCATTAACCTAAGCGAATAAGGAAAATGAGGCGGTGCACCAAACCCTCTATATAAACACCCTACCACCCCCTCTCAATCTCCATAAAACAAGGTCAAAAACTTCAACAAATCTCTCACAAACTCGTTGTCCTTGACATCGATTGATTTTTTTGTTCCAGAAAAAGAAAGAACCAAAACATCGATCATGGCTTTGATTAATTAAGAGCAACACCTTCTTCACTTCTTTGATGATTCTTCTCGCTCTCTTTGGAGTTGCCGTTGGAGGAACAGTGCACAAAGTGGGCGACTCAAGCGGATGGACCATGATGGGTGTTAATTACGAAGCCTGGGCTTCTTCAAAAACTTTTCAAGTCGGAGACTCTTTGGCTTTTGAATACAACAACGGTTTTCATGACGTCACTGAAGTCACTCACAATGATTTCGAGCTGTGTGAACCGTCTAAACCATTAGCCAGATATCAAACAGGATCAGATACGATCAGTCTAACAAAACCAGGATACCAAAACTTCATATGCGGATTTCCTAGTCACTGCTACATAGGACAAAAGCTTCAAATCCTCGTCCTACCAGCCTCCTTGGGTCCCGTTGCAGCTCCAGTTCCCGGACCAGTTCGATCACCTACTACCTTCTCGTCATCTCTTTCACCGGTTAATAATGTTCCACAGCATCAGATGGGTCCACCACCAACTCCACATAGCGCAGCTGCAACCAATAATGTTTGGATCGGATTCAGCTACTTTCTACTTTCTCTTTTCATCTTAGTTTGATAGATCATTCACATGAGATTTTTTCCTTTGTCATATCTCTAAGAATCTTTCTATTTTTCTATTTTCTTGATGCTTAATAGTTATTATTTAGTTTTATATGGTGTGAGCAAATTTTAGTATCCATTAAAAGTTATTCAGATTTAATTTAATTTAATTTTTCACTATTCATATAATAAATTTTAAGCGATACCATTCATGTTAACGATTATTCTTCAATTTAGTTTAGTCTGATTTCATGATCACTACAATCCAACTTGACCGCAAGTTTTGTAGAATTCAAGTGAAAGGGATAAGATTGATGTTAGATTATCATATCGAATTTCATAGTCTATATATCATTGTGTTAAGAGTTAATAAATCCTATAGTTAGTCATCTCAAGTACTTTAATTTTCTCATAAACGGCGTTGGTGTTAGGTACAATAGGGAGATATATGCTCAAATATGTCATGATAATAGCACACCAAGTTACTCGCTTGCTTGAGTTCTTTACAACTATAGCAGTTTCTTTTTTTCAATATACTTTTTTCCACCTATAAGAAGAAGTATCTGTTAATTACAAAAGATTTTCTATAATGTTTCTATTTATAGAGAAAAAAAATTTCCACAAAAAAAAAGAAAGAAAGAGAAAATGGTATCTATACGGCCGGATATAGTGAACAAAAAAATATTTTTAATGGATGTTTGGCCATCAATATTACTTAAAACTTTATAAGATATCTACTTCAAAAATAATACTAGCTTAAGACCCGCGCTATATATAAAAGTAATTTTTATCTATTATTATTTATTTGTATTCATTTACGTATTATGTATATAATTAAATTAGAGTAAGGACATAAATAAAAACAATACATCTTGTTTATTTGCGATACTTTTTTGGTAAATTAATCAAAACAATCATTTTATTTATTTATCTATATTATTATTTAAGAAGTGATTTAGCTTACTTGTCATGTTTTTCATGATATATTTTGCTTATTTGTCATGTTTTCAACAATTTTAGTTAATAATTTTCTTATTTGTCATATTTTAATTAATTTAATTGAATCATTAGTTTAAATGATCGATCTACATTACTATTTAAAACTTAAAAATCATCATCTATATAAAAATTTGATATTATTTTATTTATTGTAAACTAAATGCATAATGTTTGACTTTGCCGATTTTATAATATTTGACGTTAAGTTTATACGGGAAATCTTCTTTAAACTATCACAAAAGTTTAACCATGCTAAGGGACATAATGAAACCCTTGATTTTTTTTTTGTCTTGGTGAATGTTAGCGTCAGTAGATACATGTATATACATATTTCTGTTTATTGATGGACATAATGAAACCTTTGATTTTGCAATATGTATTGATCTTCATTGACTATTTTGAAATCCTTGATTTTGCAATACGAATTGACATGTTCATTGACTCTTGAGGTTTAATAGTTAGTTATATTATTATATTATAAATGTTTGAAATATTGATTGGTTTCTAATAGTATCCGGCGAGAAGATAGATCAGACATTAAAAAGGAATATTGATGAAGGCATTAAAAAGGAATTTGCTGATGTTTTAAAATATCCAGTGAATTGAATGAAAGTGATTGGATGACCATCAAAAAATTTCATACTGACATGTAGGAGAAAGTTATAGGTTAACGCTTCATGATTTTAAAATAATTTGGAAATCCAATACTTCTTTGAAACATATTTAGTGAATCATGATTCTACTTAAGTTTCTTGAAAACATATTTCTCATTCGCTGGATATGAGGATATACACATTGGATTAGATTTAATTATATTTTATGCTAATTATTAATTTTAATAAATTTTTTTAGTAATTTAACTGATAATTTATCATTATCTTCAAAATAATTAAAAAATTGTAACAATACTATCATACTTAAATTTATATTATATTTAATTTAATAACATTAAAATATTATATATATATATATATTTACATTATATTTGGTTTTAGTAATATTAAATCGGTTCTAATTTTAGTATATATAACATATAAGATAGAATGAATCATCTATCTTTTAAGATATATTTATTAGGACAATCAAAATCACTCATTTTGATATTTTTTTTACAAAAGTTGGCTAAGATACGAAAAAATAAATATTTTTTACGAAGTGATTTTTTGCTCTCACGTTGAAAATTAAAGCGTTTAAAATCATCATTATCCTTAATAAATAATAATATTAGATTAATTTATTAATATATAATGACCATAAATTAAAAAAATTATATATTATGTTATCCAAAAATACTTTACATCGTAATATTTTAAAAATAAATATATATCCATGTATATATTTTTATATATATATATGAATGTTTTCAAATTTATTTTACGTAATAAAATATATTTTATTAAAATAAAAAAACTTCATCTTATAAAAAAACTTTACAATATATCTATTTACAAATATTTGTAAGATTATAAAGCCCGCAAGTGCGGGCAAATCACCTAGTTTATATGGTATATAACTAAATTTCAATGACATGGACATAGATATATAGTATATTTTAATATAAATATTTATTATTGAGAATTCATACTCATATGATAAATACAAAATTTCTAATGTGCGAATTTTTTAGTGCAAATTTCAAAATTAAAATATTAAGGTTTCAATACAAATTTAAAAATTATCATATTTAAGTATTTTTTTATTTTATATAGTTTAATTTTAAACTATATTAATATATAATATGAATGTCTAATAAATGAGACTTCATATTCATACGATTTATGATCATTTGTATCTTGTTATTACCAAAAAAGAGTTAAATTAATGATCACAAAATTTTAGTGTGAGACGTTTAACATTTTTAATAATTTATAGTCGTTTTAAAAATTCAAAATATAACATATAAGAAAAAATTTTAATTTTTTTATTATATGGTTAATGTGGTTGTTTAATATCTTTTATTAATATAAAATTAAACAAAAAAAGGCTAAGATAAAAAAAATTATTATCAAATATTTATTATTCATAATCATTAATTGTCATATATACGTTAATCATATTAGGCAATTCCGTAGTTTTTATTTAATGAAAGTGCAAGAATATTCTTTTGTACATTATTTATCAATTTTATAGTTTGTTTGATAAAAAATATGATATAGGTTAAAATGAACCAATCTATTTCTCTAAGAATTCTGAATTAACTCGTGTAGAGCTTTTAACAATTTTCCTTTAACAATTTTCCCCTCCCTGACTTACAAACTCAAAACTTCAATTATCTTTTCAACTCGTTTTCGTTTGTTGTGGTTAATTAATTCCCTCGTATCGGAAAAAAGATAAGAACTTACAACATGGGTTTTATCAAAAAAAAAAAAAAACTTACAACATTGGTTAATATGGCTTTGATCAAGAGCAACCCCTTCTTCACTTCTTTGATGATTCTTGTGGCTTTTTTTTTTTTTAATCATCAAGGTCTTTATTTCATTTATGAACTAATAAAAAGAGATACATCTTTACACCTAAAAGGCGCCA
Proteins encoded in this window:
- the LOC106339026 gene encoding mavicyanin-like — its product is IKSNTFFTSLMILLALFGVAVGGTVHKVGDSSGWTMMGVNYEAWASSKTFQVGDSLAFEYNNGFHDVTEVTHNDFELCEPSKPLARYQTGSDTISLTKPGYQNFICGFPSHCYIGQKLQILVLPASLGPVAAPVPGPVRSPTTFSSSLSPVNNVPQHQMGPPPTPHSAAATNNVWIGFSYFLLSLFILV